The proteins below are encoded in one region of Fusobacterium massiliense:
- the mraY gene encoding phospho-N-acetylmuramoyl-pentapeptide-transferase: protein MLYFLSEHFESLLFLKSIYLRAFISFVLSFCIVLFAGKPFIKYLKIKKFGEEIRDDGPSSHFAKKGTPTMGGVLIIASILISSLLINDLKNTLILLLLLSTLMFAGIGFIDDYRKFTVSKKGLAGRKKLLFQATIALIVWLYLYFIGFTGRPMVDFSLINPISSAPYYIGAVGMFFLIQIILMGTSNAVNITDGLDGLAIMPMIICSTILGVIAYFTGHTELSSHLNLFYTVGSGEISVFLSAVTGSGLGFLWYNCYPAQIFMGDTGSLTLGGILGVIAIILKQELILPVLGFIFVVEAISVILQVGSFKMRGKRIFKMAPIHHHFELSGVPESKVTMRFWITTLIFGIIALGMIRMRGLL from the coding sequence ATGCTATATTTTTTAAGTGAGCATTTTGAAAGTTTATTATTTTTAAAATCTATATATCTAAGAGCTTTTATAAGTTTTGTATTGTCGTTTTGTATAGTTTTGTTTGCGGGTAAACCATTTATAAAATACTTAAAAATAAAGAAATTTGGGGAAGAAATAAGAGATGATGGTCCAAGTTCTCATTTTGCTAAAAAAGGGACACCTACTATGGGAGGAGTTCTCATCATAGCTTCCATTTTGATAAGCAGTTTATTAATAAACGACTTAAAAAACACATTAATATTGTTGTTATTATTATCAACTTTGATGTTTGCAGGAATTGGTTTCATTGATGACTATAGAAAGTTTACAGTTAGTAAAAAAGGACTAGCTGGAAGAAAAAAATTATTATTTCAAGCAACTATAGCTTTAATAGTTTGGTTGTATTTGTATTTTATAGGATTTACAGGAAGACCTATGGTAGACTTTTCTTTAATAAATCCTATAAGTTCAGCACCTTATTATATAGGAGCAGTAGGAATGTTTTTCTTAATACAAATAATATTGATGGGAACATCAAATGCTGTAAATATAACAGATGGTCTTGATGGTTTAGCTATAATGCCTATGATAATATGTTCAACAATATTAGGAGTTATTGCATATTTTACTGGTCATACAGAATTAAGTTCGCATTTAAATTTATTTTATACAGTAGGTTCAGGAGAAATAAGTGTATTTTTATCAGCTGTAACAGGTTCTGGATTAGGATTCTTATGGTATAATTGCTATCCAGCTCAAATATTTATGGGAGATACTGGTTCATTAACACTTGGAGGAATATTAGGTGTAATAGCTATAATATTAAAGCAAGAACTAATCCTACCAGTACTTGGTTTTATATTTGTTGTGGAAGCTATATCAGTTATACTACAAGTTGGTTCATTCAAAATGAGAGGAAAGAGAATATTTAAAATGGCTCCAATACATCATCATTTTGAACTTTCTGGAGTACCAGAATCAAAAGTAACTATGAGATTTTGGATAACAACAC
- the gmhB gene encoding D-glycero-beta-D-manno-heptose 1,7-bisphosphate 7-phosphatase has translation MNKAIFLDRDGTINVEKDYIYKKEDLIFEKGAIEALKTFKNLGYKLIVVTNQSGIARNYFTEEDLEIFNSNMQSILKNNGVEIEEFYYCPHHPTKGIGKYKVECDCRKPGNKMIEEAIKKYNIDRDKSYMIGDKKSDIDAGIKSKIKTILVKTGYGKRDMEKINTQETLVCEDLKEFSEILKREKLEKLIFEEFGKEVKITSVVMDSRKIEKGSIFFAINNGNQYVEEALNKGASLIIADKTDIKNEKIVLVKETVATMQDLAHKYRKKLGIRVIGITGSNGKTTTKDILYSLLSQRAKTLKTEGNYNNHIGLPYTILNLTDEDKYAVLEMGMSSLGEIRRLGEISSPDYGIITNIGDSHLEFLKTRDNVFKAKTELFEFVQKENSFVCGDDEYLKKLDVSKAGFGENNNYRIEEYEFTNTGSKFTVNGLEYEMNLIGKHNISNAALAIEVANRLGLSYEEIQAGLKNVKISKMRLQEIVVGEDIYINDAYNASPSSMKAAIDTLNEIYEDRYKIAILGDMLELGEKEIDYHIDVLKYLLDKKIKLIYLHGEKMKKAYDIFMKSQREEYRYWHYPTKEGIVESLKNIRMEKVVLLKGSRGMALEDIIKAQEEMND, from the coding sequence ATGAATAAAGCAATTTTTTTAGATAGAGATGGAACAATAAATGTAGAGAAAGATTACATTTATAAGAAAGAAGATTTAATTTTTGAAAAAGGTGCAATAGAAGCCTTAAAAACTTTTAAAAATCTAGGATACAAATTGATAGTTGTAACTAATCAATCAGGTATAGCTAGAAATTATTTTACAGAAGAAGATTTAGAAATTTTTAATTCAAATATGCAAAGCATATTAAAAAATAATGGAGTTGAAATAGAAGAATTTTATTATTGTCCTCATCACCCAACAAAAGGGATAGGAAAGTATAAGGTTGAATGCGATTGTAGAAAACCTGGAAATAAAATGATAGAGGAAGCTATAAAAAAATATAATATAGATAGAGATAAATCATATATGATAGGAGATAAAAAATCTGATATTGATGCGGGTATAAAATCAAAAATAAAAACAATTTTAGTAAAAACAGGATATGGGAAGAGGGATATGGAAAAGATTAATACTCAAGAAACTTTAGTTTGTGAAGATTTAAAAGAGTTTTCAGAAATTTTAAAAAGAGAAAAATTAGAAAAATTAATTTTTGAAGAATTTGGAAAAGAAGTAAAGATAACTTCAGTGGTTATGGATAGTAGAAAAATAGAGAAAGGGTCTATCTTTTTTGCAATAAATAATGGAAATCAATATGTCGAAGAAGCATTAAATAAAGGAGCTTCTTTGATTATAGCAGATAAAACAGATATAAAGAATGAAAAGATTGTATTGGTAAAAGAAACTGTGGCTACTATGCAAGATTTAGCTCATAAATACAGAAAAAAATTGGGAATACGAGTAATTGGAATAACAGGAAGTAATGGAAAAACAACTACAAAAGATATATTATATTCATTACTTAGCCAAAGAGCAAAAACATTGAAGACAGAGGGAAACTATAACAACCATATAGGCTTACCTTACACTATATTGAATTTAACAGACGAAGATAAGTATGCTGTTTTAGAAATGGGAATGAGTAGTTTAGGAGAAATTAGAAGGCTTGGAGAAATTTCAAGTCCAGATTATGGAATAATCACAAATATAGGGGATTCACACCTTGAATTTTTAAAAACAAGAGATAATGTTTTTAAAGCAAAGACTGAACTTTTTGAATTTGTTCAAAAAGAAAATAGTTTTGTTTGTGGAGATGATGAATACTTAAAGAAATTAGATGTAAGCAAAGCTGGTTTTGGAGAAAATAATAATTATAGAATTGAAGAGTATGAGTTTACAAATACAGGTAGTAAGTTTACAGTCAACGGTTTGGAATATGAAATGAACTTAATAGGAAAGCATAATATTTCAAACGCTGCCTTAGCAATAGAAGTTGCTAATAGATTGGGTTTATCTTATGAAGAAATTCAAGCAGGATTAAAAAATGTGAAAATTAGTAAGATGAGATTGCAAGAAATAGTTGTGGGTGAAGATATATATATAAACGATGCTTATAATGCAAGTCCAAGCTCTATGAAAGCGGCAATAGATACTTTGAATGAAATCTATGAAGACAGATACAAAATAGCAATTTTAGGTGATATGCTAGAGTTAGGAGAAAAAGAAATAGACTATCACATAGATGTATTGAAGTATTTGCTTGATAAAAAAATTAAGCTGATTTATCTTCATGGGGAAAAAATGAAAAAGGCTTATGATATTTTTATGAAAAGCCAAAGAGAAGAATATAGATATTGGCATTATCCAACTAAAGAGGGTATAGTTGAAAGTTTGAAAAATATAAGAATGGAAAAGGTAGTGCTATTAAAAGGTTCAAGAGGAATGGCTCTTGAAGATATAATTAAAGCACAAGAGGAGATGAATGACTAA